One Pseudomonas muyukensis DNA segment encodes these proteins:
- a CDS encoding DUF4917 family protein, with protein sequence MPALDAHLPTWADLNQRHPSTALLLGNGASRALWKPFGYFSLYEQAQQVRHKGLGVSDQALFKAVGSELFEPLLSHLNITARTNAALAINSTAPLNRYYSIKEALIHAVRAVHLPWPLFDATARTTINQALRQFRNVYTSNYDLILPWAVAEHPHGFANLFDEQGFFDVRRTASEGTRILHLHGGMHLLKLPDGSTRQRSAEQAELLEGFAVNIPGEVPLFINEGPSDDKLRAIRGSDYLAWSLGELAREAGGLCLFGQHLDASDQHLLDAIRQARPRHLAIAIRPLSEASVVNQKQHFIERFGDLQSLPLHFFDASSHPLGLPQLAIPVPADFNRRR encoded by the coding sequence ATGCCCGCACTCGACGCCCACCTGCCCACCTGGGCCGACCTCAACCAGCGCCACCCCAGCACTGCCCTGCTCCTGGGCAACGGTGCCAGCCGCGCGCTGTGGAAGCCATTCGGCTACTTCTCGCTGTACGAGCAGGCCCAGCAGGTCCGGCACAAGGGCCTGGGGGTGAGTGACCAGGCGCTGTTCAAGGCCGTGGGCAGCGAGTTGTTCGAACCGTTGCTCAGCCACCTGAACATCACGGCACGGACCAACGCGGCGCTGGCGATCAACTCCACCGCACCGCTCAACCGCTACTACTCGATCAAGGAAGCGCTGATCCACGCGGTGCGCGCCGTGCACCTGCCCTGGCCGCTGTTCGATGCCACGGCCCGCACGACGATCAACCAGGCCCTGCGTCAGTTTCGCAACGTCTACACCAGCAACTACGACCTGATCCTGCCCTGGGCCGTGGCAGAGCACCCGCACGGTTTCGCCAACCTGTTCGATGAACAGGGCTTCTTCGACGTGCGCCGTACCGCGAGCGAAGGCACGCGCATCCTCCACCTGCATGGCGGCATGCACCTGTTGAAATTGCCCGATGGCAGTACCCGCCAGCGCAGCGCCGAACAAGCCGAGCTGCTCGAAGGCTTCGCCGTGAACATTCCCGGCGAAGTCCCGTTGTTCATCAACGAAGGCCCCAGCGACGACAAGCTGCGTGCGATCCGCGGCTCCGACTACCTGGCCTGGAGCCTGGGCGAACTGGCCCGCGAGGCGGGCGGGCTGTGCCTGTTCGGCCAGCACCTGGACGCCAGCGACCAGCACCTGCTCGACGCCATCCGCCAGGCACGGCCGCGGCACCTGGCGATCGCCATACGGCCGCTGAGCGAGGCGTCGGTGGTCAACCAGAAGCAGCACTTCATCGAGCGTTTCGGCGATCTTCAGTCTCTGCCGCTGCATTTCTTCGACGCCTCCAGCCATCCCCTGGGCCTGCCGCAACTGGCGATCCCGGTGCCAGCCGATTTCAACCGGCGGCGCTGA
- a CDS encoding helix-turn-helix transcriptional regulator, translated as MEYEFTLKYQLAGPQDLDALIERLADAGCDDAVVGIGQPGRVALAFAREGATAREALHSALADARQAMPQARLIEASPDLVGLTDVAQMVGVSRQNMRKLMLSHPGSFPAPVHDGSLSLWHLADILAWMQARGSHAVAQAVLELAVVARQVNLARAQERVGAERD; from the coding sequence ATGGAATACGAATTCACCCTCAAGTATCAATTGGCCGGCCCGCAAGACCTCGACGCGCTGATCGAGCGCCTGGCCGACGCCGGTTGTGACGACGCCGTGGTCGGCATCGGCCAGCCGGGTCGTGTGGCCCTGGCCTTCGCCCGTGAGGGCGCGACGGCCCGGGAGGCGCTGCACAGTGCCCTGGCGGATGCCCGCCAGGCCATGCCCCAGGCCCGGCTGATCGAGGCCAGCCCCGACCTGGTCGGCCTTACCGATGTGGCGCAAATGGTCGGCGTGTCGCGGCAGAACATGCGCAAGCTCATGCTCAGCCACCCGGGTAGCTTCCCGGCACCGGTGCATGACGGCAGCCTGTCGCTCTGGCACCTGGCCGATATCCTGGCCTGGATGCAGGCGCGCGGTAGCCATGCGGTGGCCCAGGCCGTGTTGGAGCTGGCGGTGGTCGCCCGGCAAGTGAATCTCGCCAGGGCACAGGAGCGGGTTGGCGCCGAACGCGATTGA
- a CDS encoding RNA polymerase sigma factor: protein MQRPKPDPVAHGFYADILHFLRKRMDNASDAADMTQDVFAQWLGYRDRAKVEQPRAFLFQVARNLLSDHWRRQKVRHAALADEPLADAQAPAANDPLDHAQQQQRLNQLRQVLDELSPRRREALMLHRFEGLTQAQIAARMNISVSMVEKHIAAALLQCKQRLDSDTGTEQSP, encoded by the coding sequence ATGCAGCGCCCAAAACCCGACCCTGTCGCCCACGGTTTCTACGCCGACATCCTGCATTTCCTGCGCAAGCGCATGGACAATGCCAGCGATGCCGCGGACATGACCCAGGATGTGTTCGCCCAATGGCTGGGCTACCGTGACCGCGCCAAGGTCGAGCAACCTCGGGCATTCCTGTTCCAGGTGGCGCGCAACCTGCTCAGCGACCACTGGCGCCGGCAAAAGGTGCGCCATGCGGCACTGGCCGACGAGCCCCTGGCCGATGCACAGGCACCGGCCGCCAACGACCCGCTGGACCATGCCCAGCAACAGCAGCGGCTGAATCAATTGCGCCAAGTGCTCGACGAGCTCTCGCCGCGGCGGCGCGAAGCCCTTATGCTGCACCGTTTCGAGGGCCTGACCCAGGCCCAGATCGCCGCGCGCATGAACATATCCGTCAGCATGGTCGAAAAGCACATCGCCGCCGCCCTGCTGCAATGCAAGCAACGCCTGGACAGTGACACCGGCACGGAGCAGTCCCCATGA
- a CDS encoding TonB-dependent receptor, whose product MLSLHCLPVRPTLLALCLSVSLAAEAAPVPLDLPAQSLARSLSQLAQQAKVQLLFDEALLGSAQAPALKGDYEAEAAIGRLLVGSRFNVVRMGNTYVVRLRDDDPVADNSLQLGAVSIVGDGQQVDPSNVGRSTLNQEQIDRYQPSNIPSVLATLPGVNMGGSAKPGGQTINIWGMGDAEDVPMTVDGAPKSGFERYQQGTIFIEPELIKYIEVEKGPHSVKTGNGGLGGSVHMETKDATDLLQEGRNSGAMLKYGYASNDHQQVYSSAVFGRSDDGRIDGLAYFTKRDGGDLKMADKLPDPTNSWPINPQRLPNSALDLEGALLKTNIHFTDEHSLGFSWSRSQSERWATFASTAYSVPPSAANIQKYGYADALKRFLANRTTVDTTWSTTYKYQPIENPWLDLQVKYSESDTRQTDQRNANAVLQPSTGGRRMDTEYQDRMLEVTNTSTFLTGPLEHALTAGVQVRRHDRDTQMWMPGKSYEIPRYNYGHYQPYFMPAGKVDSQGYYLQDAITLGDLTITPSLRYDHVTNEGKPNQAPYYNNPAAGHDYSAKTYTGWSPRLSLFWKMNEQTVLFADYSKTWRAPVLDEQFEVQGIGSRTATSRNLDPERITGLRAGSISTFADVFTQGDSAQIRTTLFRNKVSDEIFKATGIGCQQQMVTGGSIDKTCGKGLMGNYRNIGDVVYKGFEIETFYDSTYLFGAVSYAWMEGRHQGAYTNPWGPDVWAKDVPAPKWITTLGVKIPAWDARVGWTAQFVGATKHLPSDKYFEGPASALGDRYYDNFGNERYDIHGLFANWKPQQPHLKGTEVNLTVDNLFNKAVRPELSGENAFTVGRNAKISVTRFF is encoded by the coding sequence ATGTTGTCGCTGCACTGCCTGCCTGTCCGTCCCACCCTGCTCGCCCTGTGCCTGTCCGTGAGCCTGGCCGCCGAAGCCGCGCCGGTGCCACTCGACCTGCCGGCCCAATCGCTGGCCCGCTCGCTAAGCCAGCTGGCCCAGCAGGCCAAGGTGCAACTGCTGTTCGACGAGGCCCTGCTCGGCAGCGCCCAGGCGCCAGCGCTCAAGGGCGACTACGAGGCCGAGGCGGCCATCGGCCGCCTGCTGGTGGGCAGCCGCTTCAACGTGGTGCGCATGGGCAATACCTATGTGGTACGCCTGCGCGACGACGACCCGGTCGCCGACAACAGCCTGCAACTTGGCGCCGTGAGCATCGTCGGTGACGGCCAGCAGGTCGACCCCAGCAACGTCGGCCGCTCGACCCTCAACCAGGAGCAGATCGACCGTTACCAGCCAAGCAACATCCCCAGCGTGCTGGCCACCCTGCCCGGGGTGAACATGGGCGGCTCGGCCAAGCCTGGCGGGCAGACCATCAACATCTGGGGCATGGGCGATGCCGAAGACGTGCCGATGACCGTCGACGGCGCCCCCAAGAGCGGCTTCGAGCGCTACCAGCAAGGCACCATCTTCATCGAGCCGGAGCTGATCAAGTACATCGAGGTCGAGAAAGGCCCGCACTCGGTCAAGACCGGCAATGGCGGCCTCGGCGGCAGCGTGCACATGGAAACCAAGGACGCCACCGACCTGTTGCAAGAGGGCCGCAACAGTGGCGCCATGCTCAAGTACGGCTACGCCAGCAACGATCACCAGCAGGTCTACAGCTCGGCGGTGTTTGGCCGTAGCGACGACGGGCGCATCGATGGCCTGGCCTATTTCACCAAACGTGACGGCGGCGACCTGAAGATGGCCGACAAGCTGCCCGACCCCACCAACAGCTGGCCGATCAACCCGCAGCGCCTGCCCAACAGCGCCCTGGACCTGGAAGGCGCGCTGCTCAAGACCAACATCCACTTCACCGACGAGCACAGCCTGGGCTTTTCCTGGTCGCGCTCGCAAAGCGAACGCTGGGCCACGTTCGCCTCCACCGCCTACTCGGTGCCGCCGTCGGCGGCGAACATCCAGAAGTACGGCTACGCCGACGCCCTCAAGCGCTTCCTGGCCAACCGCACGACCGTCGATACCACCTGGTCGACCACCTACAAGTACCAGCCGATCGAAAACCCCTGGCTCGACCTGCAAGTGAAGTACTCCGAGTCCGATACCCGGCAAACCGACCAACGCAACGCCAACGCGGTGCTGCAGCCGTCCACCGGCGGGCGGCGCATGGATACCGAGTACCAGGACCGCATGCTCGAGGTGACCAACACCAGCACCTTCCTCACCGGGCCACTGGAGCATGCCCTGACCGCCGGCGTGCAAGTGCGTCGGCATGATCGCGACACGCAGATGTGGATGCCCGGCAAGTCCTACGAAATACCCCGCTACAACTACGGTCACTACCAGCCCTACTTCATGCCCGCCGGCAAGGTCGACAGCCAGGGCTACTACCTGCAGGACGCCATCACCCTGGGCGACCTGACCATCACCCCATCGTTGCGCTACGACCACGTCACCAACGAAGGCAAGCCCAACCAGGCGCCGTATTACAACAACCCGGCCGCCGGCCACGACTACAGCGCCAAGACCTACACCGGCTGGTCGCCGCGCCTGTCGCTGTTCTGGAAGATGAACGAACAGACCGTGCTGTTCGCCGACTACAGCAAGACCTGGCGCGCCCCGGTGCTGGACGAGCAGTTCGAAGTGCAAGGCATCGGCAGCCGCACCGCCACCAGCCGCAACCTCGACCCGGAACGCATCACCGGCCTGCGCGCCGGCAGCATCAGCACCTTTGCCGATGTGTTCACCCAGGGCGACAGCGCGCAGATTCGCACCACGCTGTTTCGCAACAAGGTCAGCGACGAGATCTTCAAGGCCACCGGTATCGGCTGCCAGCAACAGATGGTTACCGGTGGCAGCATCGACAAGACCTGTGGCAAGGGCCTGATGGGCAACTACCGCAACATCGGCGACGTGGTGTACAAGGGCTTCGAGATCGAGACCTTCTACGACTCCACCTACCTGTTCGGCGCCGTCTCCTACGCCTGGATGGAGGGCCGTCACCAAGGCGCCTATACCAACCCCTGGGGGCCGGACGTCTGGGCCAAGGATGTGCCGGCACCGAAATGGATCACCACGCTGGGCGTCAAGATCCCTGCCTGGGATGCCCGCGTGGGTTGGACCGCACAGTTCGTCGGGGCCACCAAGCACCTGCCCAGCGACAAGTATTTCGAAGGGCCGGCCAGCGCCCTGGGCGATCGCTACTACGACAACTTCGGTAACGAGCGCTACGACATCCATGGCCTGTTCGCCAACTGGAAGCCACAGCAGCCCCACCTGAAGGGGACCGAAGTCAACCTGACGGTGGACAACCTGTTCAACAAGGCCGTGCGGCCGGAGCTGTCGGGGGAGAACGCCTTTACCGTCGGGCGTAACGCCAAGATCAGCGTCACCCGGTTCTTCTGA
- a CDS encoding glycerophosphodiester phosphodiesterase family protein — protein MYKTLLLATLLATSTAQAADGQALATAQGIAHPAVIAHRGASFDAPESTTPAYLLARELGADYLEMDLQRTRDGVLVVVHDDVLARTSDVAERYPERKASPVSAFTLAELKALDAGSWFNKAYPERARAAFKQQRILTLDEVIDIAEGNPARHPGLYIETKEPAQFPGIEQDLKKRLEARGWLDKPGRVILQTFDRNSLKLLHEAMPQVPKILLLWVAKGSIEPASGQDFSESGEQDKSAFYARQQPKDRAEFERWLDYAKADGAIGTGPSAVRTHLGEQSYSDLIQPWMNQASHAKGLLVHVYTLDAAVDYDKAMKAGVDGIFTNRAGELMRFYGRPVPQNEGQLLRKLGY, from the coding sequence ATGTACAAAACCCTCCTGCTGGCCACGTTGTTGGCGACCTCCACTGCCCAGGCCGCCGACGGCCAGGCACTCGCCACCGCCCAGGGTATTGCCCACCCGGCGGTGATCGCCCACCGGGGCGCTTCCTTCGATGCGCCAGAATCCACCACCCCGGCCTACCTGCTGGCCCGCGAACTGGGCGCCGACTACCTGGAAATGGACTTGCAGCGCACCCGCGACGGCGTGCTGGTGGTGGTTCACGACGACGTACTGGCGCGTACCAGCGACGTCGCCGAACGTTACCCCGAGCGCAAGGCCAGCCCGGTCAGCGCCTTCACCCTGGCCGAGCTCAAGGCGCTGGACGCCGGCAGCTGGTTCAACAAGGCCTATCCCGAGCGCGCCCGGGCAGCCTTCAAGCAGCAACGCATCCTCACCCTGGACGAGGTGATCGATATCGCCGAAGGCAACCCCGCGCGACACCCTGGGTTGTACATCGAAACCAAGGAACCGGCGCAGTTCCCTGGCATCGAACAAGACCTGAAAAAACGCCTCGAAGCCCGCGGCTGGCTGGACAAGCCGGGCCGGGTGATACTGCAGACCTTCGACCGCAACAGCCTCAAGCTGCTGCACGAAGCCATGCCGCAGGTACCGAAGATTCTCCTGCTGTGGGTGGCCAAGGGCAGTATCGAACCGGCTTCCGGGCAGGACTTCAGCGAGTCTGGCGAGCAGGACAAGTCGGCCTTCTACGCCCGTCAGCAACCCAAGGACCGTGCCGAGTTCGAGCGCTGGCTGGACTACGCCAAGGCCGACGGCGCCATCGGCACCGGCCCTTCGGCGGTGCGTACCCACCTGGGCGAGCAGAGTTATTCCGACCTGATCCAGCCCTGGATGAACCAGGCCAGCCACGCCAAAGGGCTGCTGGTGCATGTGTACACCCTCGACGCTGCCGTGGATTACGACAAGGCGATGAAGGCCGGTGTGGACGGCATCTTCACCAACCGCGCCGGCGAACTGATGCGCTTCTATGGCCGGCCCGTACCACAGAACGAAGGGCAGTTGCTGCGCAAGCTGGGCTACTGA
- a CDS encoding FecR family protein, with protein MTPTDALDPQPIDAQAASWFSRNRNNPTRDERKAFSQWMQTAEHARAYRQFEQLWDDLAALKQASRPVALPVRRAPRWRPALATAAALLCALLVGNLGAGSATFDQRIAAGPSLRTLQLPDGSVLYVNAQTRLRLAFDAERRLIHLDHGQLYIEVAADKERPLFVDAGSGRVRVVGTGFDLRRGERELVVGVAHGQVAFETPGERHPPVLLGAQQGATYDLARGSLTRHDLGEQAVADWREGHVSFRNRELASLIDEVGLYRQHPVLLADPALGRYKVSGNLDVQDPDALLNALPALLPVKTTLLADGRLRIERR; from the coding sequence ATGACCCCCACCGACGCGCTCGACCCGCAGCCGATCGACGCCCAGGCGGCGAGCTGGTTCAGCCGCAACCGCAACAACCCGACGCGGGACGAGCGCAAGGCGTTCAGCCAGTGGATGCAGACGGCAGAACACGCCCGTGCCTACCGCCAGTTCGAGCAACTGTGGGACGACCTGGCCGCGCTCAAGCAGGCCAGTCGACCGGTCGCCCTGCCCGTGCGCCGGGCACCCCGCTGGCGGCCGGCCCTGGCAACCGCGGCGGCGCTGCTGTGCGCCCTGCTGGTTGGCAACCTGGGGGCCGGCAGCGCCACCTTCGACCAGCGCATCGCCGCAGGCCCGAGCCTGCGCACCTTGCAACTGCCAGATGGCAGCGTGCTGTACGTCAACGCCCAGACTCGCCTACGCCTGGCGTTCGATGCCGAGCGCCGGTTGATCCACCTCGACCATGGCCAGCTGTACATCGAAGTCGCCGCCGACAAGGAACGCCCGTTGTTCGTCGATGCCGGCAGTGGCCGCGTGCGCGTGGTCGGCACCGGCTTCGACCTGCGCCGTGGCGAGCGCGAGCTGGTGGTCGGTGTCGCCCATGGCCAGGTGGCCTTCGAAACCCCCGGTGAGCGTCACCCGCCGGTGCTGCTCGGCGCCCAGCAGGGCGCCACCTACGACCTCGCCCGCGGCAGCCTGACCCGCCACGACCTGGGCGAGCAGGCCGTGGCCGACTGGCGCGAAGGGCACGTGAGCTTTCGCAATCGCGAACTGGCCAGCCTGATCGACGAAGTCGGCCTGTACCGCCAGCACCCCGTACTGCTCGCCGACCCGGCGCTGGGTCGCTACAAGGTGTCCGGCAACCTCGACGTGCAGGACCCCGATGCCCTGCTCAATGCCCTGCCGGCCCTGCTGCCGGTCAAGACCACGCTACTGGCCGACGGACGCTTGCGCATCGAACGGCGCTGA
- a CDS encoding FecR family protein encodes MTEPVAPRRVQQALAYLAALHGDDPERVRKTQGLAQRWRGKSPEHERAWQEAEQRWQLVHRLAPQLRGALQPQGFDPARRRVLRQGGALALLLAAGGWLGWRVQRGAAYQQDLQTAHGQTPQTLALPDGSQLRVAAESNLRVRFDTGQRQVLLLHGNVYFDVAHERWRSFLVSTRLGWVEVLGTAFTVSDRGGRVQVAVARGRVRVRDLQGGEQQLQAGERICLDGEGRLGSLRAGGAYGPDLAHWQRGWWSFTDQPLIEVIGELNAYVTPRVQVDPDVAGLRLTGSFPSDRPQVLLEALPAILPVRLVARQGQQRLVRQ; translated from the coding sequence ATGACTGAACCGGTAGCGCCGCGCAGGGTGCAGCAGGCGCTGGCCTACCTGGCGGCGCTGCATGGCGATGATCCCGAGCGTGTGCGCAAGACCCAGGGGCTGGCCCAGCGCTGGCGCGGTAAAAGCCCCGAGCATGAACGGGCCTGGCAGGAAGCCGAGCAGCGCTGGCAGCTGGTTCACCGTCTGGCCCCGCAATTGCGCGGTGCGCTGCAGCCGCAAGGGTTCGATCCGGCGCGTCGGCGCGTGCTGCGCCAGGGCGGCGCCCTGGCTTTGCTGCTGGCCGCCGGTGGTTGGCTGGGTTGGAGGGTCCAGCGCGGTGCCGCCTACCAGCAAGACCTGCAGACCGCCCACGGGCAAACGCCGCAAACCTTGGCATTGCCCGATGGCAGCCAGTTGCGGGTGGCGGCTGAAAGCAACCTGCGGGTGCGTTTCGACACTGGCCAGCGCCAGGTGCTGTTGCTGCACGGCAATGTCTACTTCGATGTTGCCCACGAGCGTTGGCGCTCGTTCCTGGTCAGCACCCGCCTTGGTTGGGTGGAAGTGCTCGGCACCGCGTTCACGGTCAGCGACCGCGGCGGCCGGGTGCAGGTGGCTGTGGCCCGGGGGCGGGTACGGGTGCGTGACCTGCAAGGCGGCGAACAGCAGCTGCAGGCCGGCGAGCGGATCTGCCTGGACGGCGAGGGGCGCCTGGGCAGCCTGCGCGCCGGCGGGGCGTACGGCCCGGACCTGGCGCACTGGCAACGTGGCTGGTGGTCGTTCACCGACCAGCCGCTGATCGAGGTGATCGGCGAGCTCAACGCCTATGTCACACCCAGGGTTCAGGTCGACCCCGACGTGGCCGGTTTGCGCCTGACAGGGAGTTTCCCCAGTGACCGGCCGCAGGTGCTGCTCGAGGCGTTGCCGGCCATCCTGCCGGTGCGGCTGGTGGCGCGGCAAGGGCAGCAGCGGCTGGTGCGCCAGTGA
- a CDS encoding RNA polymerase sigma factor, which translates to MTSLSTPWNAHPAFQAIVDDLLAHYSDLRRYLGGRLRNPDDAADIAQSSFAQAYAHALNAPVINARALLFQAARNLCIDQYRRRSSELAALEDWLVRAEPFSPSVEAIMIAREQLQHLIARIERMPRLRREVFVRVRLHGHSHREVCAALGLSAKSVELHIARAVFDLSELRLAARHD; encoded by the coding sequence ATGACCAGCCTTTCCACCCCCTGGAACGCCCACCCGGCGTTCCAGGCTATCGTCGATGATCTCCTGGCTCACTACAGCGACCTGCGGCGCTACCTCGGCGGCCGTCTGCGCAACCCTGACGACGCCGCCGACATCGCCCAGTCGAGCTTCGCCCAGGCTTATGCCCACGCGCTCAACGCCCCGGTGATCAACGCCCGTGCCTTGTTGTTCCAGGCGGCACGCAACCTGTGCATCGACCAGTATCGGCGGCGCAGCAGCGAGCTGGCGGCACTGGAGGACTGGCTGGTGCGCGCCGAGCCGTTCAGCCCGAGCGTGGAAGCGATCATGATCGCCCGCGAGCAGTTGCAGCACCTGATTGCGCGCATCGAGCGCATGCCGCGCCTGCGCCGCGAGGTGTTCGTGCGTGTGCGCCTGCATGGCCATAGCCATCGTGAGGTGTGCGCGGCGCTGGGGTTGTCGGCCAAGTCGGTGGAGCTGCATATCGCCCGGGCGGTGTTCGACTTGTCCGAACTGCGTTTGGCGGCGCGTCATGACTGA
- a CDS encoding TonB-dependent receptor → MSSFTPRFPGTLRRLALACALGGSSLALADSQALSLDLPGQSLEATVHALAHESGVAIAADSRLLAGRSAPALHGRYTVLQALRQLLAGTDLVALEENGVIILRGPGDDGALTLGATTVNASGFNSDLPESYSGGQVARGARIGMLGNRDLMDTPFSVTAYTAKTIENQQSGTVGAVLRNDPSIRFSTGEGHAYENFMIRGYALDSTELALGGLYGLAPDGHVPTEFLERVEVLKGPGALLNGMAPNGGVGGVVNLVPKRAGEAPLTRLTSSYVSDGYVAEHVDIGRRFADGRFGVRFNGVYGSGDTGVNEQSKDRTLASLGLDYRGDDFKLELDAYESHEKLDNGSPMMAGFSKLKQVTRAPKPDTNILEGIHAKQISKAVVVRGEYQLDDSWSAYASVGGARTRYAGFLNGTRVVVTKADGSASGETYNQAGYTHSLSTEAGLRGNFMTGPVSHQLVLSTTLLHQDIGRAPTVTGKGYTTNIYHPGKAIIAADPGSSQKTGDNTLSSVAVADTLGFLDERVLLTLGVRAQRVRQKMSNPSYDERKLTPALGIVLKPWDAPVSLYANYIEGLTQGGMVTDVKAANYNEQFAPYVAKQMEAGVKWDLGDFTHTLALFQIDKPSMIYDKPSNRYTDDGEQRNRGVEWTMFGELAPSVRLLGGVTYTRAQLSKTAGGAMDGNTARGVPAWSANLGAEWDLPWVQGLTLTALGIHSSSQYLDSANELKIPQWTRYDLGARYATRVLSKDVTLRASLENVENRAYWAGVFNDGYATVSEPRTLKLSASIDF, encoded by the coding sequence ATGTCGTCGTTCACCCCCCGTTTCCCCGGCACCCTGCGGCGCCTGGCCCTGGCCTGCGCCCTGGGTGGCAGCAGCCTGGCGCTGGCCGACAGCCAGGCGCTGAGCCTCGACCTGCCGGGCCAGTCGCTGGAGGCCACGGTGCATGCCCTGGCCCATGAATCGGGGGTGGCGATCGCCGCCGACAGCCGCTTGCTGGCCGGGCGCAGCGCGCCGGCCCTGCACGGCCGCTACACGGTGTTGCAGGCCCTGCGCCAACTGTTGGCCGGTACCGACCTGGTGGCGCTGGAAGAGAACGGCGTGATCATCCTGCGCGGCCCCGGCGATGACGGCGCGCTGACCCTGGGCGCGACCACGGTCAATGCCTCGGGCTTCAACAGCGACCTGCCCGAGAGCTACAGCGGCGGCCAGGTGGCCCGCGGCGCGCGGATCGGCATGCTGGGCAACCGCGACCTGATGGACACCCCCTTCAGCGTCACCGCCTACACCGCCAAGACCATCGAGAACCAGCAAAGCGGCACGGTCGGCGCGGTATTGCGCAACGATCCGTCGATCCGTTTCAGCACTGGTGAAGGGCACGCCTACGAGAACTTCATGATCCGCGGCTATGCCCTCGATTCCACCGAGCTGGCGCTGGGTGGCCTGTACGGCCTGGCCCCCGATGGCCATGTGCCGACCGAGTTCCTCGAGCGGGTCGAAGTGCTCAAGGGCCCTGGCGCCCTGCTCAACGGCATGGCGCCCAACGGTGGCGTGGGCGGGGTGGTCAACCTGGTGCCCAAGCGCGCCGGCGAAGCGCCGCTGACCCGGCTGACCAGCAGCTATGTGTCGGACGGCTATGTGGCCGAGCATGTCGATATTGGCCGGCGTTTCGCCGATGGCCGTTTCGGTGTGCGCTTCAACGGCGTGTACGGCAGTGGTGACACCGGCGTGAACGAACAGTCCAAGGACCGTACCCTGGCCTCCTTGGGGCTGGACTACCGCGGCGATGACTTCAAGCTCGAGCTGGACGCCTACGAAAGCCACGAGAAACTCGACAACGGCAGCCCGATGATGGCTGGGTTTTCCAAGCTCAAGCAGGTCACCCGGGCACCGAAGCCAGACACCAACATCCTCGAAGGCATCCATGCCAAGCAGATCAGCAAGGCCGTGGTGGTGCGTGGCGAGTATCAGCTGGACGACAGCTGGAGCGCCTATGCCAGCGTCGGTGGCGCGCGTACCCGCTATGCCGGTTTCCTCAACGGTACCCGGGTGGTGGTGACCAAGGCCGATGGCAGCGCCAGCGGCGAAACCTACAACCAGGCCGGCTACACCCACAGCCTGTCCACCGAGGCCGGCCTGCGCGGCAACTTCATGACCGGCCCGGTCAGCCACCAGCTGGTGCTCAGCACCACCTTGCTGCACCAGGACATCGGCCGCGCGCCCACTGTCACCGGCAAGGGCTACACCACCAACATCTATCACCCCGGCAAGGCGATCATCGCCGCCGACCCTGGCAGCAGCCAAAAGACCGGCGACAACACCCTGTCGAGCGTTGCCGTGGCCGACACCCTGGGCTTTCTCGACGAGCGCGTGCTGCTGACCTTGGGCGTGCGCGCGCAGCGGGTGCGGCAGAAGATGAGCAACCCATCCTATGACGAGCGCAAGCTGACCCCGGCCCTGGGCATCGTGCTCAAGCCCTGGGATGCGCCCGTGTCGCTGTATGCCAACTACATCGAGGGCCTGACCCAGGGCGGCATGGTCACCGATGTGAAGGCGGCCAACTACAACGAGCAGTTCGCGCCCTATGTCGCCAAGCAGATGGAGGCCGGGGTGAAGTGGGACCTGGGCGATTTCACCCACACCCTGGCGCTGTTCCAGATCGACAAGCCGAGCATGATCTACGACAAGCCCAGCAACCGTTACACCGACGACGGCGAGCAGCGTAACCGGGGCGTGGAGTGGACGATGTTCGGCGAACTGGCCCCCAGCGTGCGCCTGCTCGGCGGCGTGACCTACACCCGGGCGCAATTGAGCAAGACCGCCGGTGGTGCGATGGACGGCAACACTGCCCGTGGCGTGCCGGCCTGGTCGGCCAACCTGGGGGCCGAGTGGGACCTGCCCTGGGTCCAGGGCCTGACCCTGACCGCGCTGGGCATTCACAGCAGTTCCCAGTACCTCGACTCCGCCAACGAGCTGAAGATCCCGCAATGGACCCGTTACGACCTTGGCGCGCGCTATGCCACCCGCGTGCTGAGCAAGGACGTGACCCTGCGCGCCAGCCTGGAGAACGTCGAGAACCGCGCCTATTGGGCTGGGGTGTTCAACGACGGTTATGCCACCGTCAGCGAGCCACGCACCCTAAAACTTTCCGCCAGCATCGACTTCTGA